A DNA window from Helianthus annuus cultivar XRQ/B chromosome 15, HanXRQr2.0-SUNRISE, whole genome shotgun sequence contains the following coding sequences:
- the LOC110913962 gene encoding velvet complex subunit 2-like, which produces MTTVAAVTHFRHHHHHHPPPPQLSPATNHLHPSRHPPPPLPTVTHHPHLRPRRHSPPPTTPDTTAPQLPPTPPPPSVAIHLHHRPPLSSSPTTVPVTHHHCRRHHLPLPPPTAATTSDHRYHCHLSPPTTTDYRHSSPILFLRLLFPTKQHKVMIHFILTW; this is translated from the coding sequence ATGACTACCGTCGCCGCCGTCACCCActtccgccaccaccaccaccaccacccacctccaccccAGCTGTCTCCCGCCACCAACCACCTCCACCCTAGTCGTCACCCACCTCCGCCGCTACCGACCGTCACCCACCATCCACACCTCCGCCCCCGCCGTCActcgccaccacccaccacccccGACACCACCGCGCCACAGCTGCCACCCACCCCGCCTCCGCCGTCAGTCGCCATCCACCTCCACCACCGACCACCATTGTCGTCGTCACCCACCACCGTCCCCGTCACCCACCACCATTGTCGTCGCCACCACCTACCTCTACCACCGCCCACCGCTGCCACCACCTCCGACCATCGCTACCATTGCCACCTatcaccaccaaccaccaccgaCTATCGTCACTCATCAccgattttattccttcgtctATTGTTTCCTACCAAACaacacaaagtaatgattcatttcattctcacatggtaa